A part of Doryrhamphus excisus isolate RoL2022-K1 chromosome 8, RoL_Dexc_1.0, whole genome shotgun sequence genomic DNA contains:
- the LOC131134661 gene encoding THAP domain-containing protein 5-like, which yields MPKYCSVTNCKNDNIDRKSFYKFPLQDPERLQLWLSNMERENWTPSRHQYICHEHFAPSCFKVRWGIRYLESDAVPTIFQKAKKRKAMDGSEKKVKVLCANANQSLALLDDRAVAQVDLSKQQEASLGESGEGAEPNTLDVVGDSNAAANLPLTLMQPVDDHNNSEVVLLSGDSQEDLVGDITAAIPNPAYRLVFKDPPPEEIPTAESCDVQQGHETQVIAYFETIPNVLPSDVCTHPLISSDMVLSSALSPEPIASTLPIVSKHAPPPPLSISLEADGGNQQEDAAVGRQDHQLEEHCYHKHRLSKEQLEAIVAELQKKVKVLQQRHRRHLEKLLGLERTVSHLRQSNLLTEERLQLLERTSAAMCDTGETVAIIYEEDDAAYFLHSSD from the exons ATGCCGAAGTATTGCTCGGTAACCAActgtaaaaatgacaacattgacCGGAAAAGCTTCTACAA GTTCCCTCTGCAGGACCCGGAGCGGCTGCAGCTGTGGCTGAGCAACATGGAACGGGAGAATTGGACTCCCTCGCGACACCAGTACATCTGCCACGAGCACTTTGCGCCATCGTGCTTCAAAGTGCGCTGGGGGATTCGTTACCTCGAGAGTGACGCCGTGCCCACCATCTTCCAAAAGGCCAag AAACGCAAAGCGATGGATGGAAGTGAGAAGAAAGTCAAGGTGCTTTGCGCTAACGCTAATCAAAGCCTTGCGCTGTTAGATGACAGGGCAGTAGCGCAGGTTGATTTGTCAAAGCAGCAAGAGGCCAGTTTGGGGGAGTCTGGCGAAGGTGCAGAACCAAACACATTGGATGTGGTGGGGGATTCAAATGCAGCTGCAAACCTTCCGTTGACCCTAATGCAGCCAGTCGATGATCACAATAACAGCGAGGTGGTGCTGCTGTCTGGTGACAGCCAAGAGGATCTGGTGGGCGATATCACCGCAGCTATTCCCAACCCAGCCTATAGACTTGTTTTCAAAGACCCGCCACCTGAAGAAATCCCCACAGCAGAATCATGCGATGTCCAACAAGGCCACGAAACACAAGTCATCGCTTACTTTGAGACCATACCAAACGTCCTCCCCAGCGACGTGTGCACCCACCCGCTCATCTCCTCGGACATGGTGCTGTCTTCCGCGCTGAGTCCCGAGCCCATCGCGTCTACTCTTCCTATCGTGTCCAAACACGCTCCACCGCCGCCACTTTCCATCAGCTTGGAGGCAGACGGGGGTAACCAGCAGGAGGATGCCGCCGTGGGTAGACAAGACCACCAGTTGGAGGAGCACTG TTACCACAAGCACCGTCTGAGCAAGGAGCAACTGGAGGCTATTGTGGCCGAGCTGCAGAAGAAGGTGAAAGTTCTGCAGCAGCGGCACCGGCGCCACCTGGAGAAACTACTAGGCCTGGAGAGGACAGTGAGCCACCTGAGGCAAAGCAACCTGCTGACTGAGGAGCGACTGCAGCTTCTGGAGAGG ACGAGTGCCGCCATGTGCGACACTGGCGAGACCGTGGCCATCATTTACGAGGAAGACGACGCTGCCTACTTTTTACACTCGTCTGATTGA
- the ppp5c gene encoding LOW QUALITY PROTEIN: serine/threonine-protein phosphatase 5 (The sequence of the model RefSeq protein was modified relative to this genomic sequence to represent the inferred CDS: deleted 1 base in 1 codon), with protein sequence MAHESEYGSGKKMAEGVNDAERLKEKANKYFKDKDYENAIKYYTEALELNPSNAIYYSNRSLAYLRTECYGYALADATKALDIDKSYIKGYYRRATSNMALGKFKAALKDYETVVRVRPNDKDARMKYQECNKIVKQKAFERAIASDEIKKSVVDSLDIESMTIEDDYTGPKLEDGKVTIKFMKEMMEWFKEQKKLHRKCAYQILVQVKDVLSKLPSLVEVTLKEAEKITICGDTHGQYYDLLNIFELNGLPTESNPYLFNGDFVDRGSFSVEVILTLFGFKLLFPDNFHLLRGNHETDNMNQMYGFEGEVKAKYTAQMFQLFSEVFQWLPLAQCINNKILVMHGGLFSEDGVTLEDLRKIDRNRQPPDSGPMCDLLWSDPQPQNGRSISKRGVSCQFGPDVTERFLDQNKLDYIIRSHEVKAEGYEVTHSGKCITVFSAPNYCDQMGNKGAFIHLRGSDLKPEFHQFTAVPHPNVKPMAYANTLMQLGMM encoded by the exons ATGGCGCACGAATCGGAATACGGCAGT GGAAAGAAGATGGCGGAGGGAGTAAACGATGCTGAGCGACTCAAGGAGAAGGCCAATAAATACTTTAAAG ATAAAGATTATGAAAATGCAATCAAGTACTACACAGAGGCCTTGGAGCTCAATCCATCCAACGCCATCTACTACAGCAATCGCAGTCTGGCATACCTGCGCACCGAGTGCTACGGCTATGCCTTGGCGGATGCAACCAAGGCCCTGGATATTGACAAAAGTTACATCAAGGGGTATTACCGCCGTGCCACCTCTAACATGGCACTGGGGAAGTTCAAAGCTGCATTAAAGGACTATGAGACGGTAG TGCGGGTTCGACCGAACGACAAAGACGCAAGAATGAAGTATCAGGAATGTAACAAGATTGTCAAACAGAAGGCCTTTGAGAGAGCCATTGCCAGTGATGAGATCAAAAAGTCAGTTGTTGACTCTCTGGACATTGAAAGCATGA CGATCGAGGATGACTACACAGGCCCCAAACTGGAAGATGGAAAGGTCACAATTAAGTTCATGAAAGAAATGATGGAGTGGTTCAAAGAGCAGAAGAAACTGCACAGAAAATGTGCATATCAG attttggtgCAAGTCAAAGATGTTTTATCCAAACTACCAAGTCTTGTTGAAGTTACACTAAAAGAG GCAGAAAAAATAACCATTTGTGGCGACACACACGGACAATACTACGATCTCCTCAACATCTTCGAGTTGAACGGTCTCCCGACAGAGAGCAATCCCTAT CTGTTCAACGGTGACTTTGTGGATCGCGGCTCTTTCTCTGTGGAGGTCATCCTCACCCTCTTTGGCTTCAAGCTGCTCTTCCCCGACAACTTCCACCTGCTTCGAG GTAACCACGAGACAGACAACATGAACCAAATGTATGGCTTTGAGGGCGAGGTCAAGGCCAAATACACCGCCCAGATGTTCCAACTGTTCAGTGAGGTCTTCCAGTGGCTGCCGCTCGCGCAGTGCATCAACAACAAAATACTG GTAATGCACGGGGGATTGTTCAGTGAAGATGGTGTCACGTTGGAAGACCTTCGGAAGATTGACAGGAACAGACAACCACCAGACTCGG GTCCTATGTGTGACCTTCTCTGGTCGGACCCCCAGCCTCAG AACGGACGATCGATCAGCAAGCGAGGGGTGAGCTGCCAGTTTGGGCCAGACGTGACAGAGCGCTTCCTGGATCAGAACAAGCTGGACTACATCATCCGAAGTCACGAGGTCAAGGCTGAGGGTTACGAGGTCACTCACTCAGGGAAGTGCATTACCGTCTTCTCAGCACCCAACTACTG TGACCAGATGGGAAACAAAGGAGCTTTTATCCACCTCAGGGGATCTGATCTCAAGCCAGAGTTCCACCAATTCACTGCTgtg CCTCATCCGAATGTCAAACCCATGGCGTATGCCAACACGCTGATGCAGTTGGGGATGATGTAA